Proteins co-encoded in one Polynucleobacter sp. MWH-UH19D genomic window:
- a CDS encoding efflux RND transporter permease subunit → MNWTDIFIRRPVLSLVVSALVLVFGLKAIGSLPVNQYPQTQNAIVTITTAYYGADPETIAGFITQPLEASIAQAQGIDYLSSTSVSGVSTIIATLKLNYDSNSALTQIQTQISAVKNQLPPQAQQPVLTVQVGQSTAAMYMGFYSDQLPNNAITDYLLRVVKPKLDSVEGVQNAEIIGGRKFALRAWLDREKMAGLGVGADDVYSAMAANNYLSAVGSTKGDMVAVDLVAGTDLHTLEEFRKLVVKKDGINIVYLDQVANVSLGSEDYNTNVAFSGKQSVFIGIKVAPQANLLDVAQRVRDVVPDIQKQLPIGMNGQVVYDSTEFITSSIDEVISTLLEALVIVTVVIYLFLGSVRAVAVPVIAMPLSLIGTFFLMQILGYSINLLTLLALVLAIGLVVDDAIIVVENVDRHMKEGKSPLEASLIAARELGGPILAMTVVLIAVYIPIGFQGGLTGALFTEFAFTLASAVAVSGLIALTLSPMMCSRIFTEEQEASSFVQKIDQIFDRVHHSYQASLRDLLSTWQVIIVMGVILLGGVAYLYATARAELAPTEDQGIVLMQASGPPNGTVNQMQTYANQIYAIAAAEPEYEQAFQITSPTSSFGGILLKDWSSRSRSATKFQEDMQQKWNTIAGARVAAFQFPALPGAQGLPVQVVINTTESYEQLNEVSQAVLDKARRSGNFFFVDSDLKIDKPQDVLVIDREKVAALGMTQQQVGAALSAALGGGYVNYFSVSGRSYRVIPQVKQVDRLNPDQILDYYIRTPSGAMIQARTIASIKQRVVPQSINHFQQLNSATISGVSTPFISQADLLEYMRQTLKEVAPNGYSMDYAGPSRQFMSESGGFLVTMFFAILIVFLVLAAQFESFRDPIVILVSVPLALFGALIFINLGFTTLNVYTQVGLVTLMGLISKHGILIVEFANELQEAGRSKLDAIVEASSVRLRPILMTTAAMVLGVVPLVIASGAGAAGRQSMGIVIFTGLSIGTLFTLFVVPAMYLYMGADHHQKKFKQE, encoded by the coding sequence ATGAATTGGACTGATATATTCATCCGCAGGCCAGTGCTATCACTGGTAGTAAGTGCGCTTGTGCTTGTTTTTGGTTTGAAGGCGATTGGCTCATTACCAGTTAATCAATATCCACAAACTCAAAATGCCATTGTTACGATTACAACGGCTTACTATGGCGCTGATCCTGAAACGATCGCTGGATTTATTACGCAGCCTTTAGAGGCTTCGATAGCGCAAGCGCAAGGAATCGATTATCTCTCCTCAACGAGTGTGAGCGGTGTCTCAACTATTATTGCGACACTTAAACTGAACTATGACTCGAACTCAGCATTGACGCAGATTCAGACGCAGATAAGTGCAGTAAAAAATCAATTACCACCTCAGGCACAACAACCTGTATTAACCGTGCAAGTAGGCCAATCTACAGCAGCGATGTATATGGGTTTTTATAGTGATCAATTGCCAAACAATGCGATCACAGATTACTTATTGCGTGTTGTAAAGCCTAAGCTGGATTCGGTTGAGGGCGTACAAAATGCGGAAATTATTGGTGGAAGAAAGTTTGCCTTACGCGCTTGGTTGGATCGCGAAAAAATGGCTGGCCTGGGCGTCGGTGCGGATGATGTTTACAGTGCCATGGCAGCAAATAATTACCTCTCTGCAGTGGGTAGTACAAAAGGAGACATGGTTGCTGTCGACTTGGTTGCCGGTACTGACTTACATACCTTAGAAGAGTTCCGAAAGCTGGTTGTTAAGAAGGATGGCATCAACATTGTTTACTTAGATCAAGTAGCAAATGTTTCTTTAGGCTCTGAGGATTACAACACCAATGTGGCTTTTAGTGGCAAACAATCGGTTTTTATTGGCATTAAGGTTGCGCCTCAGGCAAATTTACTGGATGTTGCCCAGCGAGTAAGAGATGTCGTTCCTGATATTCAGAAACAATTGCCGATTGGGATGAATGGTCAAGTTGTTTACGACTCAACAGAATTTATTACTAGTTCGATCGATGAGGTGATCTCAACGCTGCTTGAGGCATTGGTCATAGTGACAGTTGTCATTTATTTGTTTTTGGGTAGTGTTCGTGCAGTCGCAGTTCCTGTGATTGCGATGCCATTGTCTTTAATCGGCACTTTTTTCTTAATGCAAATTCTGGGCTACTCCATCAATTTGCTAACGCTTCTAGCTTTAGTGCTAGCAATTGGTCTGGTTGTTGATGACGCCATTATCGTTGTAGAAAACGTTGACAGACATATGAAGGAAGGTAAATCACCTTTAGAGGCCTCATTAATTGCAGCTCGTGAATTAGGCGGCCCAATTCTAGCAATGACGGTTGTATTGATTGCCGTATATATTCCAATTGGTTTCCAGGGTGGGTTGACCGGGGCTCTTTTTACAGAATTTGCTTTTACGTTAGCTAGTGCTGTGGCGGTATCGGGCTTAATCGCACTCACTTTATCGCCGATGATGTGCTCACGTATTTTTACTGAAGAGCAAGAAGCCTCTTCATTTGTGCAAAAGATTGATCAAATATTTGATCGGGTGCATCACAGTTATCAAGCAAGCTTGCGTGACTTATTGAGTACATGGCAAGTTATTATTGTTATGGGTGTTATTTTGCTTGGTGGAGTTGCCTATCTTTATGCCACTGCCCGTGCTGAATTAGCGCCAACAGAAGACCAGGGGATTGTCTTGATGCAGGCTTCTGGCCCACCAAACGGCACTGTAAATCAGATGCAAACCTATGCAAATCAAATTTATGCGATTGCCGCAGCCGAACCAGAATATGAGCAAGCCTTTCAAATTACAAGTCCAACCTCTAGCTTTGGTGGAATTTTGTTAAAGGATTGGAGTTCACGCAGTCGTAGTGCCACTAAGTTTCAAGAGGATATGCAGCAAAAATGGAATACGATTGCTGGCGCTCGGGTGGCAGCCTTCCAGTTCCCAGCTTTGCCTGGTGCTCAAGGTTTGCCAGTGCAGGTGGTTATCAATACTACTGAGTCATATGAGCAACTGAATGAGGTATCTCAAGCTGTCTTAGATAAAGCGCGCCGAAGTGGCAACTTCTTCTTTGTGGACTCTGATCTCAAAATTGATAAGCCGCAGGATGTCCTGGTGATTGATCGTGAAAAGGTAGCCGCATTAGGAATGACCCAACAGCAAGTTGGTGCAGCGCTTTCAGCGGCTTTAGGTGGCGGCTACGTAAACTACTTTTCTGTCTCAGGCCGTTCATATCGAGTGATCCCGCAAGTAAAGCAGGTTGACCGCTTAAATCCAGATCAGATTCTTGATTACTACATTCGTACGCCAAGCGGTGCCATGATTCAAGCGCGTACTATTGCCAGCATTAAGCAGCGCGTCGTACCGCAATCGATTAATCATTTTCAGCAATTGAACTCCGCAACTATTTCTGGGGTGAGTACGCCATTTATTTCCCAGGCAGATTTATTGGAATACATGCGCCAGACTCTCAAAGAGGTTGCACCAAATGGTTATTCCATGGACTACGCTGGCCCTTCACGTCAGTTTATGTCTGAGTCGGGCGGCTTTCTTGTAACAATGTTTTTTGCGATTTTGATTGTATTTCTGGTGTTGGCGGCACAGTTTGAAAGCTTTCGTGATCCGATTGTTATCTTGGTATCCGTGCCATTAGCGCTTTTTGGCGCCCTGATCTTTATTAATCTTGGCTTCACCACCTTAAATGTTTACACACAAGTAGGCTTGGTGACCTTGATGGGTTTGATAAGTAAGCATGGTATTTTGATTGTGGAATTTGCCAACGAATTGCAAGAGGCGGGACGCAGTAAATTAGATGCAATTGTGGAGGCAAGCAGTGTTCGTCTTAGACCAATTTTGATGACTACTGCAGCGATGGTGCTGGGAGTGGTGCCGCTGGTTATTGCCTCTGGAGCTGGTGCGGCCGGTCGTCAATCTATGGGTATTGTGATCTTTACAGGCCTATCAATCGGCACTTTATTTACACTGTTTGTAGTACCTGCGATGTATCTCTATATGGGTGCAGATCACCATCAGAAAAAATTCAAACAAGAATAA
- a CDS encoding efflux RND transporter periplasmic adaptor subunit, with translation MEPLQRRMTVMLCGVFLLLGLIFAFNQFKSFMIKHFISGMGLPPATVSTMVVATSEWQPKLTSVGNIRAFRGVDLSTEIGGLVQVVPVKSGQDVKEGDLLIKLNDASDVAQLNSLKAMADLAKVINERDKLQLAIQAISKNVFDTSKADAQSKQAQVEAQTALVAKKNLKAPFSGRVGIVSINPGQFVNPGDKLITLQTLDPIFVDFTLPQGNAEQIQVGQEVVVTTDAFKDASFTGKITAISPKVDTNTRNIQIEAQLANPEKKVLPGMFANVNIKLGAEVKLLTLPQTAVTYNPYGSTVFIAKPTGKKDKQGKPALEAQQVFVTTGATRGDQVAILKGINEGDTVVTSGQLKLKNGTPLIVNNKVQPANSPDPKPQE, from the coding sequence ATGGAGCCTTTGCAACGTCGCATGACAGTGATGTTGTGCGGAGTGTTTTTATTGCTAGGCCTGATTTTTGCTTTTAATCAGTTCAAGTCATTCATGATTAAGCACTTCATATCAGGAATGGGTTTACCTCCAGCTACCGTTTCTACGATGGTGGTTGCAACGTCAGAATGGCAGCCCAAGTTAACTAGCGTTGGAAATATTCGTGCTTTCAGGGGCGTTGATCTCAGTACAGAAATTGGCGGCTTAGTGCAGGTTGTGCCTGTTAAATCTGGTCAAGACGTAAAAGAAGGCGATCTTCTCATTAAATTAAATGATGCATCTGATGTCGCTCAGCTCAATTCTTTAAAGGCAATGGCAGATCTCGCAAAAGTAATAAATGAGAGAGATAAATTGCAGCTAGCCATTCAGGCAATCAGCAAGAATGTTTTTGATACCAGTAAAGCCGATGCACAATCAAAGCAAGCTCAAGTTGAAGCTCAAACCGCTTTAGTTGCTAAGAAAAATCTGAAGGCCCCATTTAGTGGGCGGGTTGGCATTGTCTCGATTAATCCTGGTCAATTTGTTAATCCAGGCGATAAATTAATCACCTTACAAACTCTAGACCCCATTTTTGTTGATTTCACATTACCTCAGGGCAATGCAGAGCAAATTCAAGTTGGGCAAGAGGTTGTAGTTACTACAGACGCATTTAAAGACGCTAGTTTTACTGGAAAGATTACTGCAATCAGTCCAAAAGTAGATACCAATACTCGTAACATTCAAATTGAAGCGCAGCTTGCAAATCCGGAGAAAAAAGTTTTGCCTGGTATGTTTGCTAATGTAAACATCAAACTTGGTGCTGAGGTGAAATTGCTAACCTTGCCACAAACGGCAGTGACTTATAACCCTTATGGATCAACCGTATTTATTGCTAAACCCACTGGTAAGAAGGACAAGCAGGGCAAACCTGCATTAGAGGCGCAGCAAGTATTTGTCACGACTGGGGCAACTCGTGGAGATCAAGTCGCCATTCTTAAGGGAATTAATGAAGGCGATACCGTAGTTACTAGTGGTCAGTTAAAGCTAAAGAACGGGACACCATTGATTGTGAATAACAAGGTGCAGCCAGCAAATTCACCTGATCCTAAGCCGCAGGAATAA
- a CDS encoding efflux transporter outer membrane subunit — protein MGILSACAVGPDFKQPEAPKTSSYTESALSKKLATAPGVPGGTEQEFIEGADIEAQWWELYKSPELDALIKKALEQNPNLGAADAALRAAQENVNAQIGGQYFPAVGLGAGASRQLQPSAIYGLPYGSDTYNLYNTSVNVSYKLDVFGGARRAVEGARAQAEVAQFQLEGAYLSLTANVVTSAVREAALRAQMNATEEILKAQTNLAEVTEKQLEIGTVSRVDVTSQRTLVSNSQVDLLSYERNLAFTRNQLAVLVGELPSNADITHFDLSKLQLPEKLPLSVPSSLVRQRPDVRAAEALLKAQNAFVGVATANLLPQFNITGSIGSAALTSAALFGPNSALWSIGGGILQPLFQGGQLLAQRRGALANYEQAAFQYQATVLNAFQEVANALRALETGAQALKAASDAERYAYETLDLVQKQYKLGTASYLAVLYYQNQYQQAKVKSVAAQATRFSDTAALFAALGGGWWNRIGPAFKPKDIANKDQNETSANN, from the coding sequence GTGGGTATTCTTTCAGCATGCGCAGTGGGACCGGATTTTAAGCAGCCTGAGGCGCCGAAGACCTCCTCATACACCGAAAGTGCTTTATCAAAGAAATTAGCAACAGCTCCTGGTGTTCCAGGTGGAACAGAGCAGGAATTTATTGAAGGTGCTGATATAGAAGCGCAGTGGTGGGAGTTATATAAATCCCCCGAGCTAGATGCCTTAATTAAAAAAGCATTAGAGCAAAACCCAAATTTAGGTGCCGCTGATGCCGCATTGCGAGCTGCTCAGGAAAACGTTAATGCTCAAATCGGTGGGCAGTACTTTCCTGCTGTCGGCCTTGGTGCAGGGGCTAGTCGTCAACTCCAGCCATCGGCTATCTATGGTTTGCCATATGGGTCTGATACCTACAACCTCTACAACACCTCTGTGAATGTTAGTTATAAGTTGGATGTATTTGGAGGGGCTCGCCGCGCGGTTGAGGGCGCTAGAGCCCAGGCTGAAGTTGCACAATTTCAGTTAGAGGGAGCATACCTCTCTTTAACAGCCAATGTCGTAACTAGTGCGGTAAGAGAAGCTGCTCTGCGTGCGCAGATGAATGCTACTGAAGAAATTTTGAAGGCGCAAACCAATCTTGCTGAAGTGACAGAAAAGCAATTGGAGATTGGCACAGTTTCTAGAGTGGACGTTACTTCACAAAGAACCTTGGTATCAAACTCGCAAGTAGATTTGTTGAGCTATGAAAGAAATTTAGCATTTACTCGCAATCAGCTTGCGGTTTTAGTTGGCGAGTTACCTAGCAATGCTGATATTACTCATTTTGATTTGAGTAAATTGCAATTGCCAGAAAAATTGCCGCTCTCAGTACCCTCAAGTCTTGTACGTCAGCGTCCAGACGTTCGTGCTGCAGAGGCGCTACTCAAAGCACAGAATGCTTTCGTTGGAGTAGCTACTGCAAATTTATTGCCCCAATTTAATATCACAGGATCTATTGGTTCTGCTGCTCTAACTTCTGCAGCACTATTTGGCCCGAACTCTGCTTTATGGTCTATTGGGGGCGGAATTTTGCAGCCTTTGTTTCAAGGCGGTCAACTTTTGGCGCAACGTCGTGGCGCACTTGCAAACTATGAGCAAGCTGCTTTCCAATATCAAGCCACCGTCTTAAATGCTTTTCAGGAGGTTGCTAATGCATTGCGCGCTTTAGAGACCGGCGCTCAAGCGCTGAAAGCGGCTTCTGATGCAGAGCGTTATGCGTATGAAACATTAGATCTGGTTCAGAAGCAATATAAATTAGGAACAGCAAGTTATTTGGCAGTGCTGTATTACCAAAATCAATATCAGCAAGCCAAGGTGAAGTCTGTCGCTGCACAAGCAACACGCTTCTCGGATACAGCAGCATTATTTGCAGCATTAGGCGGTGGGTGGTGGAATCGGATTGGCCCAGCCTTCAAACCAAAAGATATAGCGAATAAAGATCAAAATGAAACTTCTGCAAACAATTAA
- the glmS gene encoding glutamine--fructose-6-phosphate transaminase (isomerizing), which translates to MCGIVGAASHQNIVEVLVEGLRRLEYRGYDSCGFAVINGDDAKHVIERARTTARVSELAEQGKDFKGTLGIAHTRWATHGKPDTQNAHPHISNELIAVVHNGIIENYEVLRTELKAAGYAFESETDTEVIAHLIHQQYVAGGQKNIADAVKAVLPKLHGAYAIGVIAQDNPSTLVGARVGSPLVIAMGEQENFLASDALALAGRAHSMMYLEEGDVAILKADSVEVVDQSGKLVEREHKPMPTQADSVDLGPYQHYMQKEIFEQPRAIGDTLANIVSFGPELFGANSDEWQAFDQILILACGTSYYSACVAKYWLEDIAGIPTQVEIASEYRYRTTVPNPKALVVVVSQSGETADTLAALRHAKELGHRYSLAICNVASSAMVRETLWHFLTKAGAEIGVASTKAFTTQLLALYLLAVSLAKRSGKISPEKEKELLRELRHLPKALHAVLALEPQIIAWSDLFSKCENALFLGRGLHYPIALEGALKLKEISYIHAEAYPAGELKHGPLALVTEKMPVVTVAPNDVLLEKLKSNLQEVKARGGKLYVFADQDTEIVNSDSINVIRLPEHYGNLSPILHVVPLQLLAYHTACARGTDVDKPRNLAKSVTVE; encoded by the coding sequence ATGTGCGGCATCGTTGGCGCAGCCTCTCATCAAAATATCGTTGAGGTATTAGTAGAGGGTTTGCGTCGCCTTGAATATCGTGGTTATGACTCATGTGGCTTTGCCGTGATTAATGGCGATGATGCAAAGCATGTCATTGAGCGTGCGCGCACCACTGCTCGTGTTTCTGAATTAGCTGAGCAAGGCAAAGACTTTAAAGGAACTCTTGGGATTGCTCATACTCGCTGGGCAACACACGGTAAGCCAGACACCCAAAATGCTCACCCTCATATTTCAAATGAACTGATTGCGGTTGTTCACAATGGCATCATTGAAAATTATGAGGTTCTTCGCACAGAGTTAAAAGCGGCTGGTTATGCTTTTGAATCCGAGACGGATACTGAAGTTATTGCCCATTTAATTCATCAGCAATATGTTGCTGGCGGCCAAAAAAATATTGCAGATGCAGTCAAGGCAGTATTGCCAAAGTTACATGGAGCATATGCAATCGGTGTGATTGCACAAGATAATCCAAGTACTCTTGTGGGTGCACGAGTTGGATCCCCTTTAGTCATAGCAATGGGTGAGCAAGAAAACTTCTTAGCATCTGATGCTCTTGCCTTAGCAGGGCGGGCTCACTCAATGATGTATTTGGAAGAAGGTGATGTAGCCATTCTGAAGGCAGATAGTGTTGAAGTGGTAGATCAAAGTGGCAAGCTGGTGGAGCGTGAGCATAAGCCTATGCCAACCCAAGCGGACTCAGTGGATCTTGGGCCTTATCAGCATTACATGCAAAAAGAGATCTTTGAGCAACCTAGAGCAATTGGCGATACGTTGGCCAATATTGTTTCATTTGGCCCAGAGTTATTTGGAGCTAATTCAGATGAGTGGCAAGCGTTTGACCAGATTTTGATTTTGGCTTGCGGTACGAGTTATTACTCGGCATGTGTTGCTAAGTATTGGCTAGAGGATATTGCTGGTATTCCAACGCAAGTAGAAATTGCAAGTGAATATCGATATCGCACAACTGTCCCAAATCCTAAGGCATTGGTTGTAGTGGTTTCCCAATCGGGCGAGACGGCTGATACCTTGGCAGCCTTGCGTCATGCCAAGGAACTGGGTCATCGCTATTCATTGGCTATCTGCAATGTTGCAAGCAGCGCAATGGTTCGTGAAACCCTGTGGCATTTTTTAACCAAGGCTGGTGCAGAAATTGGCGTTGCTTCAACCAAGGCATTTACCACTCAGTTGTTGGCGCTGTATCTTTTGGCGGTGTCGCTAGCAAAACGATCTGGAAAAATTTCTCCTGAAAAAGAAAAAGAATTGCTACGCGAGTTGCGTCATTTACCCAAAGCTTTGCATGCGGTATTAGCACTCGAGCCGCAAATAATTGCTTGGAGTGATCTTTTTTCAAAATGTGAGAATGCACTTTTTCTTGGGCGCGGTCTCCACTATCCAATCGCCCTTGAGGGCGCATTGAAATTAAAAGAGATTTCTTATATTCATGCAGAGGCCTATCCTGCTGGGGAATTGAAGCATGGGCCATTGGCACTTGTTACTGAGAAGATGCCAGTGGTAACCGTGGCTCCTAATGATGTGCTACTTGAAAAACTGAAGTCTAATTTGCAAGAAGTGAAGGCGCGCGGCGGTAAGCTCTATGTGTTTGCTGATCAAGATACAGAAATAGTAAATAGTGATAGTATTAATGTAATTCGATTGCCTGAGCACTATGGAAATCTTTCTCCTATCTTGCATGTGGTTCCACTGCAGTTATTGGCGTATCACACTGCATGTGCTCGCGGGACGGATGTTGATAAGCCAAGAAATTTAGCGAAAAGTGTCACTGTCGAATAA
- the glmU gene encoding bifunctional UDP-N-acetylglucosamine diphosphorylase/glucosamine-1-phosphate N-acetyltransferase GlmU, whose protein sequence is MNIVILAAGQGKRMKSALPKVLQTLAGKPLLHHVLDTALALQGKSSKTGPVVVVGHGATDVKEFLSNAAQEDARFSKVSTALQAQQKGTGHALLQALPKLDAQEPTLVLYGDVPLTSQKTLSKLAKLADGVRGKDCALALLTQDLSDPTGYGRIVRDTDGSVKEIVEEKDASTAQKAIKEINTGIMVLPTSPLKKWLKALRASNAQGEYYLTDVIAMAVKDGVPIRTAQADYEYETIGVNSREQLASLEGLHQLNIANQLMDAGVSLADPKRIDVRGTLECGPDVFIDVGCVFEGCVTLASGSKIGPYCIIRNSTIGKDVAVHAFSHIDGARVGNQSLIGPYARLRPGAELSNDVHIGNFVEVKNSKIAANSKANHLAYVGDSIVGTRVNIGAGTITCNYDGVNKHQTIIEDDVFIGSDTQLVAPVRVGRGATLGAGTTLTKDAPANQLTVSRAKQISLQWQRPVKKEKAPAKKLITKKVAVKKSPAKRPLKK, encoded by the coding sequence ATGAATATCGTCATATTGGCTGCTGGGCAGGGGAAGCGGATGAAATCCGCACTTCCCAAGGTTTTGCAAACACTAGCAGGCAAACCCCTTTTACATCATGTGCTCGATACTGCTCTGGCACTTCAAGGCAAATCCTCTAAAACAGGTCCAGTGGTGGTGGTTGGACATGGCGCTACTGATGTGAAGGAATTCTTATCGAATGCGGCCCAGGAAGATGCTAGGTTTAGTAAGGTAAGCACCGCTCTCCAGGCTCAGCAAAAGGGTACTGGCCATGCGCTCTTACAAGCACTACCAAAATTAGATGCGCAAGAGCCAACCCTAGTTTTATATGGGGACGTTCCACTGACTTCGCAAAAGACTTTAAGTAAGCTGGCTAAATTAGCTGACGGCGTTCGGGGTAAAGATTGTGCATTGGCTTTGCTGACACAAGACTTGAGTGATCCAACAGGTTATGGTCGTATCGTGCGTGATACCGACGGCTCTGTAAAAGAAATTGTTGAGGAAAAAGACGCCTCAACAGCACAAAAGGCGATTAAAGAAATTAATACTGGCATCATGGTGTTGCCAACAAGCCCTTTAAAAAAATGGCTCAAAGCTTTACGGGCTAGCAATGCTCAGGGCGAGTATTACTTGACTGATGTGATTGCAATGGCCGTAAAAGATGGGGTGCCTATACGTACTGCGCAGGCTGATTATGAATATGAAACCATTGGCGTCAACAGTCGAGAGCAGTTAGCTAGTCTAGAGGGTCTACATCAACTCAATATTGCAAATCAGTTAATGGATGCTGGTGTATCTCTTGCAGATCCTAAGCGTATAGATGTTCGCGGTACTTTAGAGTGCGGACCGGATGTGTTTATTGATGTTGGTTGCGTATTTGAGGGCTGTGTTACTTTAGCTTCAGGATCAAAAATTGGGCCCTATTGCATTATTCGTAACAGCACGATCGGTAAAGACGTTGCTGTGCATGCTTTCAGTCATATTGATGGAGCGAGGGTTGGTAATCAATCTCTCATCGGTCCTTATGCGCGCCTGAGGCCGGGAGCTGAATTATCAAATGATGTGCATATTGGTAATTTTGTTGAGGTAAAAAATAGCAAGATTGCTGCAAACAGTAAAGCCAATCATTTAGCTTATGTTGGCGATTCTATTGTTGGTACAAGAGTCAATATTGGCGCAGGCACTATTACCTGTAATTACGATGGTGTTAATAAGCACCAGACTATTATTGAAGACGACGTTTTCATTGGGTCAGATACTCAGCTCGTTGCCCCTGTGCGTGTTGGTCGTGGCGCCACTCTCGGCGCAGGAACAACGCTTACGAAGGACGCACCAGCTAATCAGTTAACTGTTTCAAGGGCGAAGCAAATTTCTTTACAGTGGCAACGCCCTGTTAAAAAAGAAAAAGCGCCTGCTAAGAAGTTAATTACGAAAAAGGTAGCAGTTAAAAAATCACCAGCAAAAAGGCCCCTAAAAAAGTGA
- the ttcA gene encoding tRNA 2-thiocytidine(32) synthetase TtcA, whose amino-acid sequence MGDIRKIVFEENKLEKKLCRLVGQAIGDFGMIEDGDKVMVCVSGGKDSYAMLDILMKLRERAPIHFEIVAVNLDQKQPNFPAEILPNYLKSLGIQFHIEEQDTYSIVKRVIPEGKTTCGLCSRLRRGILYRVADELGATKIALGHHRDDILETLMLNMFYAGKLKGMPPKLRSDDGKHIVIRPLAYVPEKLLERYAGDMNFPIIPCDLCGSQPNLQRQVMKEMLRDWEKKHPGRVENLFRSMHHIVPSHLMDAEAFDFKNLEISTELTGIAARSLGDKAIDESELDELACGTLVQGTYNSPL is encoded by the coding sequence ATGGGTGATATACGCAAAATTGTCTTTGAAGAGAACAAGCTAGAAAAAAAGCTTTGCCGTTTAGTTGGTCAGGCTATTGGCGACTTTGGCATGATCGAAGATGGCGATAAGGTAATGGTGTGTGTTTCTGGTGGTAAAGATAGCTATGCCATGCTCGACATTTTGATGAAGTTGCGAGAACGCGCCCCAATTCATTTCGAAATTGTGGCCGTGAATCTAGATCAGAAACAACCCAATTTTCCTGCCGAGATATTGCCCAATTATTTGAAGAGCTTAGGGATTCAGTTTCACATTGAAGAGCAAGATACCTATAGCATTGTGAAGCGTGTTATTCCTGAAGGAAAAACGACTTGTGGGTTGTGCTCCCGTTTGCGCCGTGGCATCTTATATCGAGTTGCAGATGAGTTGGGCGCCACAAAGATTGCCCTAGGTCACCATCGGGACGATATTCTTGAGACGCTAATGCTCAATATGTTTTACGCGGGGAAACTCAAAGGCATGCCTCCAAAGCTACGATCTGATGATGGTAAACACATTGTCATTAGACCGCTCGCTTATGTGCCGGAAAAATTATTGGAACGATACGCGGGCGATATGAATTTCCCAATTATCCCTTGTGATCTCTGCGGTAGTCAGCCTAATCTGCAGCGTCAAGTAATGAAAGAAATGTTGCGTGATTGGGAAAAGAAGCATCCAGGCCGCGTAGAAAATTTGTTCCGCTCAATGCACCATATCGTCCCCTCACATTTAATGGATGCCGAGGCTTTTGACTTCAAAAATCTAGAAATTTCAACAGAGCTAACTGGTATTGCCGCCAGGTCTCTAGGAGATAAGGCAATTGACGAGTCAGAGTTAGATGAATTGGCTTGCGGAACCCTTGTGCAAGGGACTTATAATTCCCCTTTATGA